A stretch of DNA from Carya illinoinensis cultivar Pawnee chromosome 12, C.illinoinensisPawnee_v1, whole genome shotgun sequence:
taaatcatataaataaaagTCTAAGTAAAACTCATGTAGATACATATAgcactactctctctctctctctctctctctctctatatatatatatatatatataaatatatatatatatatatatatataatggttgttaaaaaaaataacaatcagAAAGAGTTGCTCGTTAATTAGTGCCTTTTGAATCTTATAATGTGCACCACTTTAGAACCAAAGATAATGGCCATAACATCGGGTTCAATCGTTGAGAGATTGCACGATCGTGATTGTTGCTTAAAGTGCAATCAATTCAGTGCATGCGGATCATATATTAATAGACCagctttgatttatttattttcccttcctttttgtttccatttctttaatatttttacttgtCCGGCCTCGATCGAATATTGTCCTTTGAGTGATGACAAATGTGACAAgttctttagaaaaaaaaaaaaaaaacacacacacacacacacacacaatggaGTATATTAATTCCAGGCTACTTTGAGTGTTTGACTTTGTCACCCGCTTATATATTATCtaatcaaaaataataataataagcgtAGCCTGTGTATAAACATGATGAGATCGAAGCGTTTAGGATAGAACTTAGGCCAGCacgcttaattaattaattatatcatcttcaagaatcaagagatggtatatatataaattatacatacTATTAGGTCAtgagtagtactatatataattatgtgaaCATGAGTGATTAAGTTGTAAATTGAGTACTATATTCATACTATCAGGTCATGAGTACTATATATAATTGGGTGATTCCATTGGTTGGTTGGATAATCATGAAGAATTCTTCTTTCATCATTATaccttgaaaagaaaattttaaaatacacGTATGTCATTCAAGCAAGGGTCATGCGTCAAGATGTTGGTGGGACATACGAACTACTTTCTCAAAGTTTGACAACCTTAAATTAAGCTCATTCATAATCAAATTAACATGTACATGATAATgccctatcaaaaaaaaaaaaaaaaaaaaaacatgtacaTGATAATGTAAATTAAGGAAGTCGAGCAAGTCAAAATTGTAGGGAAGTGTATATTTTCAAACGTATATAATGATTTATGATGAGAACTTATAATTATTCTTCAATCGTCAAATTAGAATGACAAAGTTTGGTGGCCAGATTGTTAATGTGAAGGAATTATTAGTTCTCGTTCTTTCGAATACTATAATGTGATCTTTAGAATGACACCAAGTTGACACAAGGCATGACAACCCCGTTCACTTTTATAAAtccttttatctcatttcatctaattataataattttttcaaatctcaaaacaaaatattattaaaaaaatatattctaacaatattttattcaacttttaacttaattgatcatctcatctcatctacaaaaataaacgagacaaagtttgagaaattgaaagttctattgaagaaaatatattttcaatagGGGACTATTTTGTGAAATCCCAaagtacattatatatattatatgttgagatttttttttctcttgatcAAGATCATGATCTCCAAATCTTAATTGAACTTGAAAGCTCAAATATGAGAGAAGTaaacacataaatatatatcataCACAAAGGCTAATTATCATAActaaggaaatatatatatttgtagtaCTACCTCTGCAGGGGGCCGTTCGGTTATAACGTTACAGATAGAGCAGTACTGCAggctatacatacatacatatatatacatatacatacatatatatatatatatatatatccagcaTAAACTAGCTAGCGTACGTAAAGAGAAACAGAAGAGTGCACAatgttttattttccttataagCAAAGTAATCAGTTAATTACAGTTAAGTAAGCTATTACAAAGTAAACTGTAaacttagtatatatatatatatatatatgtggttgTCAAGGGAGGGGGCGTACGTTGGGATGGGGGCGTTGTTATATAAGTTGTATGAGTGAGGAGCTGGTAACTGCCCCATGCATGCCAGAATAAAATGTACGTACGTGTCATGCATATATGTACGTACAGCTCTGATCATGAGTCATTCATGACATCTTTTACACTATTTCCCAGTATTTTTTGTAGAACACATGCAATATTGTGGGTGCGTACGTGATGCCGGCCATCATGATCCCGAAACCGATGCTTTTGAATTGTTTTAATCGGCTTTATTATTAATGTTGCATACAATAATTTGGGCTAGCTTGTTCTGGTGAGGGCAGATCATACTCCAGATCTTCAGGTAGTTGGGGTTCGGATGTGGTATATCATTATAATTTGCGGAAGAATTGAGAAAAGCTGCGGCCAGCTTGTGGTTCTCTAAGAAGCTAGTCGATCGAGACGTTGTTGTTGGGATCCTTGAGTAGATTTATGGCATTGTGACGTCTTTAGATCGATGATATTGGTGGAGAGTCTGAGACACTAGAGATGCAAGAATTATGTGTTAAGTGGATTTTTCGgataattaatttgttataattatctggtattttgtaataattagtatttattaataataaaatcgggtttttataatttttttacaaaaaacaaaacaaagtcgTTACTGTGAGGCAAAATATTTCAAGAGTGGGGTCCTATTATTGCTGAATACTATTAACTGTTGAAAGAGTCGTCTTTATGTTAGTTTAAAATGGATCCAAATTAACGGGGGATCTTGTAGTAAAGGATTATGGCTAGCAACTCTGTCCCCATGATTTGCTGCAAAGAATCAGTGCAGGGATCTTGTATCTTTTCTAAAATTctttcaacttaaaaaaatggcacaattaataaaatgcttatatatatatatatatgatttagaagaaaattttttaaatttaaaccaTACAAATTAAATGATCTTACTATTTAAGTGATATGAATGATGTATTCTATACATTGActgataataaaataacttaaagaGATTTTGGAAGAGATAAATCGgtaggaaaaatctagttgtaagtgaTTTTACTTATCAATACATACACTCATCTAATgcgattagtcaaaaagtaaattttattgaaaacagtgtcaatttaaattttgaatataaagccATCAGTATAATTTGTATACAACTTGATATGCAAGTTTGCTTGTATGTAAGAAAAGtcaaatcagtattagtattatatacatGGCTTTTAATAGGAGATTATGAagatattaacaaaaaaaaaaagacggtactctaattttattgataactctTACTTATGCTAGAAGAAAATCATGGTAACAAATCAAATACTTTGGGGTTACAAATACTAAAAAAACCTAAAACgcaagtattaaaaaaaaaaaaaaaccataaacaaactAAACAGTACTAAACAATATTCCAGAAATTAACCAGAAAAAGCCAACCCAAAatccaaaatccattttattgtttttgttttcatgaATAAAATGGTATATATTCCCAGTCTTTGATTGTCAAGGTACGTACGTGtcagagaatatgttataaacaaaacaaaatgaactttttttctttattattttatttgaaacttagatataatatatatatagtactatataCATGAGCATGTACAAAAGGATATATACTCACATCGACGTACGAAAACCTCTAAGTTCACTAACACGACACTTAACATTGCTCACTTTGTCCATATATATGTAGCTTACCTTCGACATACGACTACAACATTAGTTATAAGGAAtcagaaaattataatatcacATTTTAAAGGATTccggcctcttgcactattgtTTACTTTGGTTGGTGAGGGACCTCATAAGAGGCAAAGTTCACCTTCCACCTCCAAATTAGAATATTCGATCTGCAACACAGTAGATAAACTTCACACCAACTCATGATCAATAGTACTCCAGTACTGGTATCGTCATGATGCATCTACGTACGACGTTCTAATGCTTTTCTCTCATGTCTAATATTCATGGGTTTAACACATTTAATTCAATATCAGTACTGAAACAGTCGAAACCGAAGTCGTGAATACCGAAATCCTGACAATCCAATAACCATGCACAATTCTCCTCCAGTGATGGAAAACCCAGATCATGACTGCAAATATTTTCTCCAGTAGGCTGCTGGTTTTCCCACGATGCTGCATCGACTAGTGGAACTTCGTCTAGCCACAAGCTGTTCCCTAAAGATTCATTATCGTTGCAGATATTGTCTAACAAAAGGGACTCATGAACATCTCTCGAACAGTTTTCGGTTGGTGAGCTGGAGTGGTTCTCTGAGTTTATGATGCTGTACTCGTTCTCCGGCACACAGTGGTTTCCGGCCGATTCTTGCGAGTGACTAGCAGTTGTTGACGTTTCCTCGGAAAACGGTTGCTTATCATGAAGTGGTTCATGAGTGACGGGATCAAGTCCCATCTTAAGAAGCTTTTTCTTGATGTGGGTGTTCCAGTGATTCTTAATCTCATTATCTGTTCTTCCCGGTAATCTGGCTGCAATCTTGGACCACctacaaagaaattttattaaaaacgaTAAGCAGAAGTACAATTATATAGAGCAGAGAATTTGATGTCAACAACTAACATACAATATGGCTTGCTTTGATGCTAAGATATTTAGCTCTTGAATCTTAAGCAAACAACATATAGATGCATTGAAAGCTAGCGCACCAGACAAGGAGATTATAATGCACCGTGAATTGAACAACCAATAGGCTGTTAACCTAGCTAGATGGTATTCTTCCATTTTCAAAACCATGACATGATCCGAAAATCCTTCCTTGCCCTGTTCAAGTTAACGTGCCATCAAAATAAGTTAACGTACTCTTGTCAAATGCGTTCACTATAAGTTGCCTTGttgaataaataattttaaaaattaaaatgaatttattctaTATCTTTCTCATCGTTATGATTGAAGACAAgaaagttgtatatatataattaccttGTATCTCACACAAAGAGACTATTATTTTAACGTATCATTAAGGTAAAATGAACATGTACGCAAATTATTTCCACACCAAAcaccattaattaatcaaaCCATTTAAGCTCAAAAGTGCTCAAACAGAACATAATGCAGAAGGATGAAACTGTaaataacaaagaaatttgagtGACCTATTGCCGAGACGCGCATGAAGATCAATAACCAGTTGTTCTTCAGCTTCACTGAGGAGGCCTCTCTTTAGGTCAGGGCGAAGATAGTTGGTCCAACGAAGCCGGCAACTCTTGCCGCAGCGTCGGAGCCCGGCGAGCTTAGGGACAGCACGCCAACAGCAGTGGCCATTGGTGAGAATGAAGTTGATGAGTTTCTTGTCCTCCTCAGCCGTCCATGGGCCTTTCTTTACCCCAAGTTTGTCACAGCAAGGTTGCCTCCCCATATCAGTAGCTAGCCTAGTATTGCAAGTCTAATACAATTAGTACTCTCACATATGTTTATTATTGCAATGAGTATCCAAAAGCCCCACACCCACCTTCATATAAAAACCCTGACCCTTCCCAGGACAAAttgttgtaatatatataatatgaacatACTGAAAACACCAATATATTATGCAGAGTGAAAGAGACAGATCAGATAGTCGGGGACCAGTACCACTGGGGTTGTGAAAGGGACATGGGAACTAAAATGGGGTTTCTCTCGTATGTGCTGCTACACAAATGGGTGATGATGAAATATTGGAGACTCAAAAGGCAGAGCTACATGTAAGCATCCAAAAAGATTTGTACTTGTACTTCTCATTTTCCTACACAAACCCACTACTCCAGATTGCACTCTTACTCAACCATTCCATCACCCATTTCGTCATCACCACGTTTACGTCTCCTGCTTCTTGTTGTGGAATCTGGTATTGTTCTGCCGTTCTGCAGATTGCTACGTACTATTCTCCGCATCCACACACAACGCCCGCCTGATTAACCCAGCTTTGTGTTGATCAGAATCACTAATAATTAaagtcctagctagctagcttggatGGGTTTGAATTCAAGTCAGTCAAGAGATCGATCTTGCTTGGCGTAGTTATTATTCTAAATTACTATCTTGTTGAATTTTGTTAGGCATGCATGCAGCTAGCTGGCTAGCTAGCACGTGGCAATGTTCAGAACAATTCATGTGGTGCTAATTTAGTTTTATGGTTCTTTCAACTGCCAATCACTGCGAGCCAGCAAATATACTTGTGGTTGTTGCGAGACTGACGCCTCTACAGGTTAACGAATCGCCTTAAACTCGATCCGGCCATGTATCTAagtttgaattaatatataaatcccAACGTCGCCATAACAAGAAATTTAGTGGGAATTGACAATCAGTTTCTTTCTTGCTCAACGCGGGGATCGAACGGGATCACATCGATCTCCTAACATGGAACTTGTTGATTCGACAATATTCTTCTTTTCTCATTGGATCAATATGATCCGATCGAATTAgagaaaatcaaaccaaactgATCTTCGCTGACGCATTTTTTAAGAACATGATTCTTGCTGCTGCTAGCTAAGGCCGCCCAGTACTCGATCGATCTAAGATACATGCGTGCAAATCTAATTGGTTAAAAAAGATCCCCAAAAGTGGTTTTAGCATCTAATTCGACGCAGGCCACaaatgtatgcatatatatatctgGTACGTAACATTATTCTTAATAATATTACAGGGACGTCTTCCACggaaacattatatatatgaattccaGGTTAGAATATGATAATCAAGAGTCCAATCGAGCTTTACCCTGATCGTACagataatattattgttattatatttgGCCGTATAGATGAGCTGATTTCCCaacatttaatatataacatttgatCAGAAAAAGCTtaatttatatcaatttatatatatatatatagttgattaAGACGAGTACAATATACAGTAAAACCTCATAATCATCTGGCTGTAACATGTGTCGTGCCAGGAGAAGCCCACCTCGAAATTCGAATCATCAACAACTTGCTCTTAAGTACTATCATGAGTGAGTAATTTCCTCAATATcgtgatcatcaagttgttagGTTTTACTATGGCTAGAATATTAATGGGGGGTAGTTGATAATCCAATTTGTTGGTTTTTGACTCTGTGAGGGGATGTAGGTGGGTATAGTTCAATGTGGACCCTTTTCCCTCAATCGATCCCAATAACTGAGTTTCCCACTTAATATGGTTACGTTTAGATCTCTAGCTGACCTTTGTGAGCTCTCACTTCTCCGTCTCTTTATCTCTGGCTGTACATAATCAatcatatatgttattatataagcTCTTGGTAGTTGGTAATAGGCTGTCCATAACGAATCTGATCCAATTAATTTTCCTTGCCTTTGTGCACTTCTGCAGTGCCATGCATGCAGCTTGTGTAAATCAAATGAAAAAGTATTATATTACTTGCAAGCCACTGCAacagataattttatatgtgcattttttcttttcctatacatatatatcttgGGTTTTGCTTAATTTGTATAAGGAAGAGGAATCGTGGGGAAGTCATATATATGCTATTttactttataaataatttacatgCAGTTTACCTATAAAAACCACATGTACACTTGCTGGCTCCCAACCATCCGCGTATATATTGGTCATGCAAACACGACCACGTAGAAGTTCTCAAATCCCGAAATCTCACATTGGTTGACTCATGACCTTAATTTACATGCTCTATTGAATCTATAGATTTTATGATATTGTGagcacactacaagaaaaacggccttttgcgaccaatttataacggcgaaaagactattagcaatcATTGGTCGCAAAAggccatttttcttgtatttcccACGGACATGTCGTGTAGCAGGTGATCAGCAAACGTGGCATTGCATGCTGGATTAACAAGGATGTTGGTGATGCTTATTAAACAATATTTCATATATGTTGACAAAATCGTACATGCATGTTTAACGAACAAATTGCTGGCCACACATGCATATAATTATGCAGGGCATCCTTCTATTCGTAACCCTGAAGTGTCGGATTATAATTACGGTTTTTTTTCGTAAAAAATGAgggctattaataaaattaggataccgttctcttctttaaaaaaaaaatatagggcATGCATCCATTTTTTAGTCAAGCTCATCACCGTAGACATTGTGCTGATCATATATAGGTACAGTACTtccaaaattttagaaaaacctctatattttaattatattgtaaattaaaaaaaaaaattatatttataattgtggAGTGTGCAAATCTAACGTACGCACTTATTTTGaaacatataattaatgaataatcatatataaccatatatgcatgcacatgtTCTTTTGAGCTTACAATGAGACATGAACTATCTGGCCACTTTAGTCTGATGTGAAAAAATTCATGAACCTAACTCTTATCATAAAATCAGTTTAAAAAGAGAGATTTGTCTTAACTTTATAAATATGACCAAGACCTTGTCTACAGGCAATGTGAAATTTATTCCTGATCAACACCTCTCTCATATCCAggccaatatttttttctagtcCTTATCATGAAGTAAGTAATGTGAATCCTCATTCGTCTTGTGGTAGGCTCtgatattatgaaaaaattcaTAAGCTTAACTTTTCTCATAAAACCGGTTCAAAAAGAGATGTTTGCTTCAATCTTATAAACATGCCAAAGACCTTGCCTACAAGTAATGTGAAATTTATTCCTCAATATAATGATCATGAATAGCCATCCAAAATCACATCTTCAATATGGATCCAGTAACATCAAAGCACTGCATCTAAAAGTGACAAACTAGCTACCTAGCTAATTGAAATTTCCAAAACGTTGAGACTTGAGAGATAAACGTGCACCAGAGCATTTGATTTATGTACTTTAATATAGCAAATTAGtggataataatattttttagaggaGCTAGTTGCGTAGCTAGAGAGTAATCCAGTCGTCATTAAGGTATAgatctaattaaaataataaataaataaataaaaaagaaccaaaCAAAGTAGGCGTGCAGCTCGATCAACGCTTGTCGAAGACTTGGAGGTCTTTAAATTAATTAGTCTTCAGACATGGGAATATATATCTTTtctcatatatgtatatataaatagttaagCATCTAAGTGAATTTCGTGCACACACTCGAGAACTAATCCGTCCACTGAAACATTGAAACATTCTCAATTAGAAGCGAGACCAATATTTTTCTCAGAAATTGAAAGGTTGGCAAAAATCAATCCTGTAATAAGTGGTACTGGTCTAAGGATATGACATTTGAATGGTGGAATATCTTCATCTCTTGGATGAAACCCAGATTTTGATGTTGGTTTTTCTCCAAGCTACAAGACGCATCAGAGGTCGTATAATTAAAGCCAAATGGAGTTAAAAGTTGGTAGCTAGGGAAAAAGTAAGTTTGTTGTATATACGACGTTGAATTGTGGACCAAAAATATTGCCCATTAATCAAATAAGATCAAGACAATTAAGCAGCTAGTTATACTACAAGAAAACTGCTATTCCTGCAAAAATGACTAATTCCTATTAAAATAAGTATGTTTTCATtgcatatagtcatttttatcataaataattcatcataaatactcgtttttcttgtaaatatatatataggccatATCGATATGGACTCAAGAGCTTTTACTAGTACGTACTCTTTGAGTATACTTTAATTATTCGACAATATGAACCTTGAGGGATAGTTCAGTTTGTTAGATTTTAGGTTTGCTTCCTAATGGTCATCAGTTTGAGTTCCTTCAATTTAGAATCTGTGGGATTAGTCGAAGTGTACGCAAGTTAGTCCGGACACctatgaatataaaatataaaatatatatatatatatatatatat
This window harbors:
- the LOC122289079 gene encoding MYB-like transcription factor ODO1 yields the protein MGRQPCCDKLGVKKGPWTAEEDKKLINFILTNGHCCWRAVPKLAGLRRCGKSCRLRWTNYLRPDLKRGLLSEAEEQLVIDLHARLGNRWSKIAARLPGRTDNEIKNHWNTHIKKKLLKMGLDPVTHEPLHDKQPFSEETSTTASHSQESAGNHCVPENEYSIINSENHSSSPTENCSRDVHESLLLDNICNDNESLGNSLWLDEVPLVDAASWENQQPTGENICSHDLGFPSLEENCAWLLDCQDFGIHDFGFDCFSTDIELNVLNP